CCGCTCGGCAGCAGCACCCTCCGACCCTGCATCAGAGGTTAGCGGTAGACTGGTGATGAAGAAACGGTCTTCCAGGCTGGTTTTGCCCTTCAGGGTGCGGGTCGAACGTAGCCTGACCAGGGCACTGAGCTCTCGCCAAGCGGCTTTATCGTCGAGGATGTCCAGACTGCTGAGCACCCAGCACTCACGGCTTTCGATACGTCCGTGGCCTTGCTCATGGGTCTTGGCATAGCTGTGGGGGATGTGGATCGGCGCATCTCGAGCTGTGGGGGATGCTTTTTTTGCTGATGTACGGGCTGTTTGTGCACGAGGTTAGCGGTTTGGCCTAAA
This genomic stretch from Calidithermus timidus DSM 17022 harbors:
- a CDS encoding ISAs1 family transposase, which gives rise to MHIPHSYAKTHEQGHGRIESRECWVLSSLDILDDKAAWRELSALVRLRSTRTLKGKTSLEDRFFITSLPLTSDAGSEGAAAERVMRAIRLHWGIEFNDDLSRARKNNAQANFAVIRHIALNILKQDKSIKAGIETKRARASWDDSYLLRLIGL